GCGACTGCAGATGATGCGGTTGCGATTACTTCGGATGGCCGACCATGCGAAAGCTACGAATTGGCCGAACCTTCGGGCGACACGTCGCTGGCGGCAGGATTGGTTCAGTTGCTGAAGTCCGATCCGGATGTCGTATTCGTTCTGTCGGACGGTTACGAAAACGCGCCGGCCGGACGCTTCGGCGAAACGGTCGCGGCCGTACGACGAATCGGAATTCAAACACCGATTCACCAATTTACGCCGGTCTTCGCGGCCGAATCACAAGGCGTTCGCACGCTGAGCGATTCCGTGGTTGCGATGCCGGTCAGCAAGCCTGAGGCAATCGGACTTGGATTGCTGAAGGCGTTGATCGAGTCCGACGTCGACCGTGGCGTTGCGGCGTTGTTCAGAGTCGTGAGTCTTGAGTCGCGAGACTCGAGGATGACGCTTACGACTTCCTCAGTGACTTGATCAATCCCGCGAGAACGCGAGCGGCTTCGTCGGCAACACCGGCGAGCCGCTTGCTTTCATCGGGATCTGTGTAGCCGAGTCGATCCGCGATGGTCAGTTGATACTCCGCCTCGCGAAGTGATCCGAATGCCATGTCAAGAAAACGAACGAAATCTGCTTGTGATTGCCTTGCGCATCCTTCGACGATGTTCGATGCGACTGACACCGAGGCTCTTCGAACTTGCGATGTCAGACCGAACATTTCGTCTTTCGGAAATGTCTTGGTCACGCGATAGACAGCCAAAACAAGTTCATCTGCAAGCTCAAAGGCACGAAGCTTCCGGTGATCTCTCATTTGGGATAGTCCTGAGTCGTGAGTCGTGAGTAATGCCCAATACCATAGCAATGTATTGCAACTCCAAAACACGAAGGCACATCCAATTTATCATTCCGCACCCCCTTGAGGCTCAAGCCTCACCCTTCAAGACTCAAGACCGGAGACTACCACCATGCCATTCTTCCGCAAGACTCGAGACTCACGACTCAAGACTACCATCCGCGAGGTCCTGCGCGGATGCGAGGCCGGCCGCCTGCAGAGCGTTGGCTACATGCAAGTCATCCCGCTTGTCAGCGATTTGAACGACGATCGATTCGTATCGCCGGTGCAGTGCGATGCGGATGTCTACACGACCAGCTACGGGACGCTCGGCTTCCGCAACTCGAGCGATTCGGTGATGATCGTTCCGTGCCATGCCGGCTATGTCGTTAAGCAGCACGCACAGGACCACGCGATGGCGCACGCCGGCGTGGTCGCTGCTGCTGGCGATCGCCGGTACGACACGGCGGCCTGCATCCAGGCATCGCAAGGTGGATTCATCAAGAAGGGTTCGTACCGCATGTTGATTCTGCCGCACGCGTTGCGCGAGCACGCGTTGCAGAAGCGAGGCGAGAAGAACTACCAGAAGCTGTGGGACGACATCTCGGTGTTCAACCAGCGATTCGGAGTGAACGGTCAAGGTCACCTCGAGTACTTCTTGAAGGCATTCAAGAAGGAACTGGATGAGTTCGTCGCCGAGTTCGAGTGCGTTCCGCGGCAAGTCGGTGCGATCGTCTTGGTCGATAACCGCGTTGTCGGCATCGAGCGGACACCGTCTCACGAATACTGGCTGAGCATTTGGCCAAGCCTGATTCGCGAGTGCTACGGATCGTTGGCGATCGAAGCGGCAAAGGCAAACGGAGATCGAGCACCAGACCGATCGCCGCGAGTGCAACTGCCGGTCGAGATCGCATCGCTCGACGAGCTGGAATCGTTGATCGCCGAGATCGCTTCGCAAGAAGACGAACGAGCCCGATCAACGGTCCGCGAGCTACTCGGCGAACCACTTGACTTGCAATACGAAGAAACGGTGTCTGACCGACGGGTTGGGGCCGACGTGTCGATCGACACCGCAACCTCGGAACACTTCACCGGCCAAGTGATCCGCGACGGCGACAAGATCGTCTACGCATCACTTCCAGCCACGAGTGCCTTCGTCAAGAGTCAAGAGTGGACACGAGCCGAGCCCTTCTCGATCTGATAGGGTCGAGAGATCAAAGCCAAGCCAAACGCCTGCGTCGGAGCAATCCGGTGCAGGCGTTTTCGGGTTCTGGTTGATGTTGCATGATGAATCAGCCGGCTACCCAGGGCTTTGTGGTCTCACATGGATCTTGGCTGGAACCAACGCTGAACGTGAGCCGGTCCTGCGGCCGTTCGTCATCGTTCTAAAAATCCGTGCTAGGGTCGCTCAGTTCGATCGGCTTGATCCAGATGTTTCGGTAGAGCACTTCGTGACCCTCACACTGCAATTTAATGCCACCGGGAGTGTCCGTGATTCCAAATCCGTTGTCGTTGCCACCGTCAATTCCTGAATTGGCTCCGCCCCAAACTTTGTTGATCTGCTGATTGAGATGAACCTTTTCACCATTGAAGTACATCGTCACCATTGGCTTCTCGGAAAGCTTGCCCTGTTCAAATCGAGCCGCCCGAAATTGGATGTCGTAAGCATTCCATTTGCCGAGCCCGTTGTAGGCATGATAGGGCGAGGGCGTTTCGTTGATCACAGCACCAAGTCCATGCTTGGTCTTGTCGCCATCAAGAATCTGAATCTCGTAGCGGTTCTGCAGGTAAACGCCGCTATTGCCACCCGCGTTCGGAATCAAAAACTCGACGTGCAATCGAAAGTCACGAAATTTCTGTTGGGTCACGATATCGGCGGTTCCGTACTTGCCCCCTGCGGCGGCTGGATCATCAGTCATGATCGTCGATCCATCGTCCACCGGATCTTCGACCACCTTCCATTTGATAGGCAGCGAAGAACTGAACCGAGGGCCTTCCCAGTAAGTCCATTTCTCGTCCAGCATTTCTCGCGACCCATCAAGGATCAGCTCTGCTCCCGCAATCGGCCGGGCACCGACACCAATCGCATCGTCACTCCTGGAAACCGCCGGCGCAAGAAACCCGACCCAGAAAACACACCATGAAGTGAAGCAGAGAAGACGCATCAGCAGGCTCTTGAACGAGAAATAACGGGCTAGCGACAATCGATCACTATAGCCCATTTCTCCACCGGCATCGTTTCGTCCTTGCCCCAGTGACTTCAGACGCGCCCGATCAGCATTGACGTTCATCCAATGAATCCGCCTAAGCCGCGTCGTCCGGTGTTTCGTACCCAGTGTTGTTTCGTACCCAAGTGTTCTCGACAATCGTATTGCTTGGCACGAATCGTGGGTCGTCAGAAGCGGTGCTAGCTACGATGAAGGATTAACTGGCGGACGCTAACTTCACTGGTCGTATCGTCATCGTCTAATTTCAAACAAGCCAACGATCACGAGATTGAATCATGAAGATCAAAACGCAGGTCGGTGATGTGCTGCAGACTCCCGCCGACGTTCTGATCTCCACGGCGAACCCATGGCTAAATCTGTCGGGCGGTGTCAACGGAGCGATCTTGTCCGCGGTTGGACCAGTCATTCAAGGCGAATTGCATTTGCACCTGAAAAACCTCGGCGTGTCTGCTGTCCCCGCCGGAACGGTGGTTCAGAGCCAGTCCGGCGGACTGCCGTTTCGTTGCATCCTACACGCGGTTGCGATTGATCCGTTCTATGATTCATCGGTTGACCTTGTGCGAGGAACACTTACCAAAGCACTGGACATGGCGGTTGATCTGGGAGCCATGGCGGTTTCCGCACCAACGCTCGCGACTGGCTATGGCCCGATGTCGATTGCTGAGTTTGGCAAGGCATTGTCTCCGCTCGCGAATGAACGACGCTTTGACTCGTTGGCATTGACGGTCGTCGTTCGTTCGAAGGGTGACCGATCGGAACTCGACCAGGCGTTAATTTTTTTCAGCGATTCACGGATGGTCGAGTGAAGTACGGTTTTCTCTTCCTTCTGCTGGCCATTGGAATCGCCGGCACCGCGTTGCGGGCCGGGCCGTGGGCATGGGTGCTGCTCTATCCCGCGTTCTCATTCGGAGTTGTCGCCGCGGCGTATCTCTTTTCAGCACCAAGTGTCTTCAGGAAACGGTTTGATGGACGGAGGTCACCGCTTGGAACATCAAGAACTACCTGTGCGTGCCAATGTTGGATGGTACGGGTGCGACCGCCAAAGAACTCCGCGAGCTAGCCAACGAAATTCAGCAAATGCCCAAACCGGTGCTGATTCATTGCGCCCAAGGCCACGGAAGAACAGGCTTGGTAGCGTCAGCGGTGCTTCTCGTGTCAGGAGCAGCGCAAACAGCGTCCGACGCGATCGCAATGGTCCAAGCCGTGAGGCCAGGAATCGAATTGAACGCCACTCAAAGATCCATCTTGGAGCAAGTCCAATGACCCGCAACGCCATCACCGGATGCATTCTGGGAATTGCTATTGGCGACGCACTCGGCTTGCCATACGAAGGCGTTTCCACGCAGCGTGCTCCAAAGTTGCTTGGGCCGCCCGACCGGTACCGGTTCTTTTTCCGGCGTGGCATGATCTCGGACGATACCGAACACACCTGCATGGTGGCTCAATCGCTGATCGAAGCTAACGGCGATGTGGATCGATTCGCACGTCTCTTCGCGAGTCGACTGCGATGGTGGATTCTGGCTTTGCCGGCGGGCGTCGGGAAAGCAACGGCGCGTGCGGGCATCAAGCTTTGGTTGGGTGCAACGCCCGCTACCTCCGGCGTCTTCTCGGCAGGCAATGGACCGGCGATGCGAGCCGCGATCTTCGGCGCGGCGATCGACGACGTGCCGCAGATGCTCGAATTCGTGCGTGTTTCCTCGCGTGTCACACACAGTGATCCCAAAGCGGAGTTCGGTGCGATCGCGGTGGCGTTTGCCGCTCGACACTCTCGCGTTCACAAACAGGTCGATGCGAACCTGTGGCTGTCCGATGTTGTCAACGCAGTGGGTGACGACGCTTCGGAGTTGACCAATCTCTTGCATCGATCCGTCGATAGCGTTTCGGCTGGCGAATCAACCAAGTCGTTTGCAGATTCGCTTGGGCTATCCAAAGGCATCACCGGCTACACGTACCACACCGTCCCGGTCGTCATTCACGCTTGGTTGTCGCACTCGGAAGACTTCCTACAAGCGGTCACCGCCATCATCGAATGCGGCGGCGATGCCGATACGACCGCGGCAATCATGGGCGGGATCGTGGGTGCCGGTGTCGGGGAAGCCGGCATCCCGTCCAATTGGATCAACCGCATTTGGGAATACCCACGAAGCATCGCCTGGATGCGATCACTTGGTGAAAGCCTAGCCGTAGTGGATCTTGTCAAAGATCCCAGTGTGGAAGGATCTATAACAAGATCCACTACAAGAGCTCCACGTATCAATCCGATCGCGGTGTTGTTTCGCAATCTGCTCTTCTTACTCATCGTCCTCTTCCACGGTTTCCGCCGACTCGCACCGCCTTACTGAAACGAAGAATTTGGGCCCATGAATCCCGACCGCGATTCCATCGAAGCGAACCTTCGCCTGCATGTCGATCGACTTGCCGGGTTGATCGGTCCGCGCACGCTCACAAAGCCGAAGACGATCGAAGCGACCCTCGGATACATCGAAGGCCAGTGGTCCGAGATGGGCTATTCCAATGATCGCGAATGCTACGACGCACTCGGCGACGAAGCCACCAACCTGATCGTCGAGCAACCTGGAAGCAAACGGGCTGACGAAATCATTTTGCTCGGTGCCCACTATGACACGGTCGCAACCACACCCGGAGCCGACGACAACGCCTCGGCCGTGGCCGTCCTCCTGGAAGTCAGCCGGTTGCTGCGCGAGCACACCGGCCGGCGGACCGCACGCTACGTCGCGTTCGCTTGCGAGGAGCCGCCGTACTTCAACGTCGATGCGATGGGCAGCCAACACCATGCTCGCGGGTCACGCCAACGCGGCGACAAGATCGTCGGCATGTTGTGCCTAGAAATGGTGGGCTACT
Above is a window of Rhodopirellula islandica DNA encoding:
- a CDS encoding M28 family peptidase produces the protein MNPDRDSIEANLRLHVDRLAGLIGPRTLTKPKTIEATLGYIEGQWSEMGYSNDRECYDALGDEATNLIVEQPGSKRADEIILLGAHYDTVATTPGADDNASAVAVLLEVSRLLREHTGRRTARYVAFACEEPPYFNVDAMGSQHHARGSRQRGDKIVGMLCLEMVGYYALHKGSQIVPPTIPKFLHRFFPQRGNFLAAVGNMPSWKLNWQFRRGFKRGTRRMPLFSICLPEKINEIRLSDNSSFWDQGYPALMLTDTSFLRNPNYHQSTDTPETLDYPRMTEVTLGVASAMRRLLH
- a CDS encoding dual specificity protein phosphatase family protein is translated as MLDGTGATAKELRELANEIQQMPKPVLIHCAQGHGRTGLVASAVLLVSGAAQTASDAIAMVQAVRPGIELNATQRSILEQVQ
- a CDS encoding macro domain-containing protein; this translates as MKIKTQVGDVLQTPADVLISTANPWLNLSGGVNGAILSAVGPVIQGELHLHLKNLGVSAVPAGTVVQSQSGGLPFRCILHAVAIDPFYDSSVDLVRGTLTKALDMAVDLGAMAVSAPTLATGYGPMSIAEFGKALSPLANERRFDSLALTVVVRSKGDRSELDQALIFFSDSRMVE
- a CDS encoding four helix bundle protein; protein product: MRDHRKLRAFELADELVLAVYRVTKTFPKDEMFGLTSQVRRASVSVASNIVEGCARQSQADFVRFLDMAFGSLREAEYQLTIADRLGYTDPDESKRLAGVADEAARVLAGLIKSLRKS
- a CDS encoding ADP-ribosylglycohydrolase family protein, which encodes MTRNAITGCILGIAIGDALGLPYEGVSTQRAPKLLGPPDRYRFFFRRGMISDDTEHTCMVAQSLIEANGDVDRFARLFASRLRWWILALPAGVGKATARAGIKLWLGATPATSGVFSAGNGPAMRAAIFGAAIDDVPQMLEFVRVSSRVTHSDPKAEFGAIAVAFAARHSRVHKQVDANLWLSDVVNAVGDDASELTNLLHRSVDSVSAGESTKSFADSLGLSKGITGYTYHTVPVVIHAWLSHSEDFLQAVTAIIECGGDADTTAAIMGGIVGAGVGEAGIPSNWINRIWEYPRSIAWMRSLGESLAVVDLVKDPSVEGSITRSTTRAPRINPIAVLFRNLLFLLIVLFHGFRRLAPPY
- a CDS encoding 3-keto-disaccharide hydrolase, with the translated sequence MNVNADRARLKSLGQGRNDAGGEMGYSDRLSLARYFSFKSLLMRLLCFTSWCVFWVGFLAPAVSRSDDAIGVGARPIAGAELILDGSREMLDEKWTYWEGPRFSSSLPIKWKVVEDPVDDGSTIMTDDPAAAGGKYGTADIVTQQKFRDFRLHVEFLIPNAGGNSGVYLQNRYEIQILDGDKTKHGLGAVINETPSPYHAYNGLGKWNAYDIQFRAARFEQGKLSEKPMVTMYFNGEKVHLNQQINKVWGGANSGIDGGNDNGFGITDTPGGIKLQCEGHEVLYRNIWIKPIELSDPSTDF
- a CDS encoding ARPP-1 family domain-containing protein; this encodes MPFFRKTRDSRLKTTIREVLRGCEAGRLQSVGYMQVIPLVSDLNDDRFVSPVQCDADVYTTSYGTLGFRNSSDSVMIVPCHAGYVVKQHAQDHAMAHAGVVAAAGDRRYDTAACIQASQGGFIKKGSYRMLILPHALREHALQKRGEKNYQKLWDDISVFNQRFGVNGQGHLEYFLKAFKKELDEFVAEFECVPRQVGAIVLVDNRVVGIERTPSHEYWLSIWPSLIRECYGSLAIEAAKANGDRAPDRSPRVQLPVEIASLDELESLIAEIASQEDERARSTVRELLGEPLDLQYEETVSDRRVGADVSIDTATSEHFTGQVIRDGDKIVYASLPATSAFVKSQEWTRAEPFSI